CAACTCCATCGAACAGGCCGTCGCTTCGGAGCAGGCTGGGTTCAACACCGCGTGGTTTGCTGAGCACCACTTCAACAATTACAGCCTCATACCATCCCCGCTGATGATGGTGGCGCACTGCGCCGGCTTGACAAGCACGATTCGCCTGGGCACTGCCGTCTGCGTGCTGCCGCTTTACCAACCGCAGCGCCTGCTGTCCGAGATCGGCTTCGCCGACATCGTTGCGAACGGCCGTCTCGAGCTCGGCGTAGGCTTGGGATACCAGCAGTTCGAGTTCGAACGGTTCGGCGTGGACATCGATGAGGCGCCGGCCGTCTTTTCGGAATACCTGGACATCATTCTCAAGGGCCTCAACCAAAACGTCTTCGAACACGACGGCCAGTATGAGAAGATCCCCCCAACAGCGATTTCGGTCCGCACAGTCCAGCAGCCGACGCCGCCTATCTGGATCGCTGGCGGAGCCGCACGGATGGCTCGGGCCTACCGCGAGGGGCACAATTTTTTTGTCACAGCCTTCCACGACGGCTTAGAGACTTTGACCACACTGCGTGAATCAGTCGAGAGGGCGGCGGCATCCGAGGAAAAGAACGTCACCGACGTCAAGATATCGCTGCTGCGCTGCTGCTATGCCAGCCACGACGAGTTGGAGATCAACAGCTATCTCGACAATGCCCGCTTCCAGCGCCGGCTTTCTGAAGCCCTGCATCAGCGCCGCCAACAGAGCCACGATGGCTACCTGCTGCAGGAGACACCGACCCAGCAGGATCTGTCCTTCGAGACCATGCGCAAAAATTTGCCGATTGGCAGCGTAAATCGCGTGATTGATCGCCTGCTGGAAGAGATCGATATCTTGAAACCGGACCAGATCGCAGTTCAGACTCAATTGGGCGACTTCGACCAAAAGACGATGCTGCGCCAGATCGAGCTCTGGGGCGACAAGATCATCCCTGCGGTCAACAAGGCGCTTTGTCATGCCGGAAGCTGAAGCCGGCCGTTACGATGATGGCTGCCTATCCAGCGCGCAATGGCGTGGGTCCGAGCTAGGGAGGAGCTTCGATCAGCATGTGCTGCCCTGCGTACATTCACGTTCGCTTGAGGAGGTCCAGGCGGGCGAGGTGTTGGCGACGGAGGGGACAGGCCTTTCGTCTGTCGAATTGCGTGATGTCTTGGCCGCAACTTTCCCGTCTACCTCCAGCAGCGTATTCGCTTTGGAGGAGTTGAGCGAGCCCGAGCCGGAACTGGAAGAGGAGCTGCTACGCCGGCTGCTGCTAGCGCATGCTGCGCCGGCCGACCCGGCGAGCGGCCGCTTGGCCAAGATCATCGCCCGGCGTGCGATGCGCACGGACCATCTTTGGCGGGATCTTGGCCTCTCAAATCGCGCTGAGCTCAGCCGCCTGCTTGCCAGACATTTTCCCGCGCTGGCGGCAGGCAACACAGAAAACATGAAATGGAAAAAGTACTTTTACCGCAAGCTGTGTGAGGCCGAAGGCTTTTCGTCATGCACTGCACCCAGTTGTCGGGAATGCCAGGACTTCGAAAGCTGCTTCGGCCCGGAGGAAGTTGAGAGTCGCCTCTCGCCGACCAGGAATGCCGGTTAGTCACTTCGCTTGATCGCAGCTGCGGACAAACGCTTATCGCGGCGCCGTAGTATGGAGGAAGGGATGTTCATCGCCTCGCGATATTTGGTGACGGTACGGCGAGCGACATTGATGCCGGTCTGCTTGAGCTGAGCAACGATGTCTTCGTCGGAAAGTACCTTGTCGAGCGATTCTTCGGCGATGATTGCCTTGATCCGATGGCGGACAGATTTGGCGGAGTGCGCGTCGCCGCCCTCGCAGGATGCGATTGTCGCTGTGAAAAAATACTTCAGCTCGAACACCCCGCGCGGAGTTAACATGTACCTGTTCGAAGCCACCCGGCTTACCGTCGACTGGTGCATTTTGATCCCGTCAGCGACATTTTTGAGACAGAGAGGCCGCAGATGGGCGACGCCGTGTGTAAAAAAGGCATCCTGCTGGCGCACGATTTCGGTCGCAACCTTAAGGATCGTCTTAGCGCGCTGCTCGAGGCAGCTGATCAGCCAGTTCCCTTTTTCCTGGCAATGGTCGAGAAACGCTTTGCCTTCCGGATTTTGATTGGTCAGCTGCGAGATTTCGGCGACATAGGTGTGGTTGATCAACACTTTGGGCAGCGTGGCCGGATCAAGCTCCACCCGCCATCCACCTTCGGACTTGGGCATTACCCAGACGTCCGGTACGATGGTTTCCGGCGTCCCGGACTGGAACCGGTCTCCAGGCTTGGGATCGAGCGCGCGGATTTCGTTCCTCATGTCGAGGAGATCCTCCTCGTCGACTCCGCAACGCTGCTTCAATCCCTGAAAATCCCCCGTGCAAGCATCTCGAGATTGGCGACCAAAGCTGCCATAGCCGGGTCGAACCGGTCTTGCTGGCGCAGCTGAATCTCCAGGCATTCGCTGAGAGTTCGCGCAAAAATCCCCGGCGGATCAAATTGCTGCAAGATTCCGATGACCCGTTCCACATCAGCTTGCCGAACGTTTAACCTCCTGGCCAGATCGAAAAGGTTTACCTGAAGATAGCCAGTGTCCTCCAGATGGGCGGCGAGCTGTCCGGCAATCAGCCGCTCCTGGGGGTGAACGGGGTGAGGGCGACCTGGCGGGCGACATGGTCGTGCAATGTTTCGGTGTGGGCGGTAAACTCCTCGACGGCAGGTCGATCGTTGCCGCTACTGCGTTGCGACTTCCATTGCCCGCGCCCGCCAGACGGCCCGCCAATGGGCGATTCGCCGATTTCGCTTCTGCTTTGACTGCTCCGCTGATCCACCCCTGACAGCGGCGAATCGTCGTCAAACGGGTCAGGCTTCAAAACGGGGTTCCTCTCGAGTGCCTGCTGCACGAGCTGATGGAGTTCAGTATGCGTCAATCGCAGCAAGCGAATAGCTTCAATGGCTTGAGGCGATAAGACCATACGTTGCTTCTGGCGTTGAAGCAGGCTTGCTGAGAGATGCATGTTGAACCGTAATCTGCCGAGGATGCTCTAGTGTGTGCTTGGGTTGTGTGAGACTTGCCACTTCTGGGTCATGCCGCCGCCTTCAGTTTGTCGAGAACGTTTTGCGGGGATGAAACGCCATAGGGGTCCGTCTCGCAGTTGTCACAGAAGCCTTCCTCCTCGAACCACTGCTCCACCACGCCATCGTCGATCAGAGCGGCGTATCGCCAGGAGCGCATGCCAAAGCCCAGATTGTCCTTCGCGACCAGCATGCCCATTTTGCGCGTGAACTCGCCCGACCCGTCTGGGATCAGCTCGATCTTCTGCAGCCCCAAGGACTTTCCCCACGCATTCATGACGAAAGCATCGTTGACCGAGACGCAGTAGATCGCGTCAATTCGCAGTTCCAGAAATTGATCATAGAGTTTTTCGAAATCGGGCAGTTGGAAGGTCGAGCAGGTCGGGGTGAAGGCGCCAGGCAGCGAGAACAGGATGACGCGCTTGCCCCCGAAATAATCGTCGGAGGTCTTGTTCTCCCACCGATAAGGATTTGGCCCCCGATCGACTCATCGCGAACACGCGTGCGAAAGGTCACGAGAGGAACGTTCTTTCTGTCGGTCATTGATTTGCTCCCAGGCCAAAGTGGTACGGTGCATTTTTCGGTTAAACTGAAGCGGCATCGACTTCGGTCGACAGTTCCGGCAGCCTCGCGCCTTGGCGTGGTTGCCTCGGACCGGTCTTGTGCAAGACCGCCCCCGAGCAGGCACGTTTAAAGGCGACGAGCTTCCGCGGAGACGGGGAATTTCGCTCGCGTGCTTTATCGAGCTTTGAGAGGTAGGCATGGTCTGCAACCGTGATTTTGACTGCGTTCTATCGACCGAGTCGCAAGCGCCATGCCAATTGACCCGATGCCTTGGGTTCACTTCGGTTTTTGCAGCAACTTTCGTGTTGTGCAGTAATGCCGGTCGATATTATTGCTCAAGCAGCACTGGAAATTGGGTGCGACTCCGTTCGGCAAACCCGGCCTTTGTCCGAAGCCGGACACGAATGTCGGAAATAGCCAAACGCCAGGATCTGGGGCGGGTTAAGAAACGTTGCCGTGGGCACCGGCTTCAGCACAATTGCGCCACGCGAGCATGGCTCCCAGCGTCAATGCCGTGCAGCAGCGAGACGAAGTCACTGCAGAATATCAACCTCTGCGAAGTCGTTGAAACCCAGCATGTGCGAGCCGTTCGAGGCGCAGATCAAGGCATGCTCGAGGAAGAGCTCGTGCTCTCGGCAGCAAGTGTTGCGACGTCTGACAAGGATCGTCGCGCTTCAAGGAAAAGAACCTGAATGGTGCACGGCTTGTGAAGGCCGGCGCATGGAAATGGCTGGGCTGATCATCCTCCATGAGGGTTGAATGAAGAGCTGGCCCCTATCTCCCTCAGCTGCAACGGGGGAGGTAGGGCATGTCCGTCTATCGCGCTGGGTAACATTCCTCGGTGAGGCAATAAGGGGGAGCAATTTCTCATTTCGGCAGACACGACCCAGCTCTCCTTTCATGCGCTGATTCCCCCAAGGGAAATCGCGACTCCAGGCTTCCTATGCAGCGAATCGCGGTGCTGTCCGATGTCCGACAATGTCGGATGCGGATCGTAGCTGGGCTAGATCCGTCACTTTGCCTCGATGGTTTCCCACTGGCCTTATATCTGCTTCGCCCCAAATGCGGCGACATAACCTGTGCGGCATCTGTGAATGGATCGACTTCAATCGAGACCTCGGAGGTCCCGATGCGCGAAGGGAGCTTGCCGATATGACGGCCACCATAGCGAACCACGGTCCGGACGACGAGGGGACTTGGATCGGCGGGCCTGCGGCGCTGGGACACCACCGCCTGGCAATCATCGATATCCAGGGCGGCCGTCAGCCGAGGATGCTCCAGGAGGATGGCCGACCTGACTTGGTGCTCGTCTACACGGGTGAGACTTACAACTACCGCGAGCTGCGTCAACAGCTGGCCGGCCTAGTCCATCGCATGAACACGAGCAGTGACACCGAGGTGGTGCTGCACCGCCCCCGCGAGTGGGGCTCTTCGGCGGGTACACTTTTTTCACGAAATCCGTGAATGTTTCTCGCGACATCATCCCGCAATCGGTGGTGCAGCGGGTGAAGAGCCCGTATCCGGCTATCCAGAATGCCGCCTACGACAAAATACTACGTACGCGGTTCACTGCGATGCTGGACGACCTAGTGCCGGCAGTGGCACCGCTGTTGTCCGTCGACAGGTCCCGCGCTTGCTCGGTGCGACCAACAACCTTAAGCGCTAGGGCGTAACCTGACCCTGCAAGATCTCCTCACCGACTATAAGGTGCGCCTCACGATCTGAGACGATGGGACAGGATGGCTAAGGAGGTGCGCCGTCTTGCATGCCCCGCCACCGAGGCGAACCCTCTTGGCTACGCGCGCCACAGCGACGCTCCATATCGTCAGGCCTGCGTCTCATGCTCAGATGAGCCGGTATTTGGCTCTCTCATCAGCAAACCGAGAGAGCCCATGCCAAGACGGAAGCAAGCAAGACGAACGAGCGTCAGAGATATCCTGCGCCTGACCCATAAACAGGGCAGTCCGGTGGGCCAGGTGGCAGAGCAACTGAGGTTCGGCAAGACTTCGGCTTCCACCTATCTGCGGGCGCTGGAGACGGGCTGTCGTGCAGGCCCTGCATGCGGCTTTGAGGACGATGCGATGTTGAAACACCGTCTGTTGCGCCGAATCGGCCGTCGGCCACACGTTGGGTCGTCATCAGGTTCTCGACAGCTTGCCGGTGTCAAATCCAAACCGTGGTCGGCGATCCCCACCAGGGTGGGAAGGCAGCGCTGATATAGCCGAACGTCGATCAAGTCACGATCAACTATTGCCTCATGTCACATGCCCTGCGGGACTGAAAAACGGAGAAGAACATGTGCGATGCAAAACTGAAGACCGTGCTTTCGCTTTTTTCGCCGGTGGCCAGCAAATTAGATGCTCTCTCGTCCAACGGACCAGCGACGGATGCAAATTGCGTTAAGCTAAATACGAACGAGAACCCGTTTCCGTTGCCGAAGAGCGTAATGCAAAGTGCAATTGCTGCGATCGAACACCAGTATCTTTATCCGGAAGACGACAATCTCAGCTTAAGGGCAGCTGCCTCCGATGCTTACGGATTTTCCAAAGATCAGGTGATTGCCGGCAACGGTTCGTCGGAGCTGCTCGGACTCATCTACAGAGCTTTCCTCGCCCCAGGAGATAGAGTGGCGATGCTGTCGCCCGGATTTTCGTTCAACCGTAAACTTGCCATGTTGCAGGGTGCCGAGTTTCTCGAAATCGCATCGAGCGAAGCTCATCCCCTGCCGATAGAAAAACTGCTGTCCGGCCCCGCAAAAGACGCGAAGTTCATTCTGTTGGCTAATCCGAACAATCCGACCGGAACATTCGTGCCGGTGGCCGAAATCGAACGCCTTGTGGAGCAAGCAGATCGCTTGGTCGTCTTGGATGAGGCCTACGTTGACTTCGCACCCGACAATGCCCTGCGCCTCGTCAATAGACATCCGAATCTTTTGATCTTGAGGACTTTTTCAAAGAGCTATGCTGCTGCTGGCGTGCGAGTCGGCTTCGGTTTCGGTCACCCAGAAATCATTGGCAGGCTGCGCAACATCCAGAATGTCTTCAACATGAACGTGATCGGGCAGGCGGTCGGGAAAAGCATTCTTGCGCATCGCCACGCCTACGAAGAGAACCACAGGCACATCAAGCATGAACGACAGCGAGTGACCCTGGCGCTGTTGCAACTTGGCTTTTCCGTAACACCCTCCCACGCAAACTTTTTGCTGGCCCGTGTGCCGGCGGGACAGGAGGGCTCATGCTGGCAAGCCGCGTTGAAAGAGCAGGCGATCCTCATCGCCAGCTTTCCTGACGTAGATTTGAAGAACTGTATTCGCGTCAGCATTGGCACCACAGAGCAGATGGACAAATTCCTTGCTGCCGCCAAACGCGTCTGTATGAGCTTTAAGAAGAATCGCGGTGTGCACAAGCATTAAGTCAATTCACATTAAGCGCCAAGTAATAGGTGCTGATATGTCGCCAGCTATGATGATTAGCGAATAAATAATAGGTAATTTGGAGAACAATTAATTGAAGAAAATTTCCGCTTCGGGCCTGACCTTCGGCATCTTCGATCATCTGGACGAAAACGGCGATGACATCGCACAACAATATGCAGATCGGCTGAGCCTAGCAGAAGCGTGCGATGGCTATGGCTTTTATGCGTATCATCTCGCCGAGCACCACTGTACGCCGCATGGCAGAGGTCCATCACCGAATTTGTTCTTAGCGAGCGTCGCCCAGCGAACCCGCAGTCTTCGTGTTGGTCCCATGGTAATGCTACTTGCGCTCTATCATCCGCTGCGTGCCTTCGAGGAGATCTGCATGCTTGATCAGTTGAGCGGCGGCAGGCTTGAACTCGGCATAGGGCGCGGCTCTGCTCCCACTGAATTGGGATACTTCGGGGTTGCTGTAGAAGCAGCACCAGAACAGTATGCGGAGGCCAGTGAGATTCTCATCAATGCGATGAAAGGCGGGACGCTTTCTTATCAGGGCCGCCACTTTGAGTTGAAAGATGTTCCGCTGACGTTGAGACCTCACCAATATCCCCATCCGCCGACATGGATCGCCACCAATCGACCCGAGCCGGCTAGCTGGGCCGCTGCGAATGGGGCAAACATCGCCTGCGTCGGACCTTCCACTTCTGTTCGCAGCGTTACCGACGCGTTCCGCGCCGCCCGAATTCACGATGCTGACATTGGCCAGCAAGCGCCATTTCTTGGATTGCTCCGAATGGTGGTGATAGGGCGTTCTGAAACAGATGCGTATTTGCTCGCAGCACCTGCCTATGAACGATGGCTCAATAGCTTCAAATTTCTATACGAACTAAATGCCATTTCCACTCCACCAAACTTGCCTTTGAACTTCGATGCAGCAATTGAAAGTGAATTGTGCGTCGTGGGAACGGCAGATTCTGTCCGAAAAGCTCTCCTTGATCAGCTGGAAGAGGCAGGTGCTAATTATCTTCTGTGTCAACTGGCATTTGGGGATTTGCCGCTGGATGCCTCACTATACACCGCATCGGCCATTCGATCCGAAATCATGGCTCGAGTTGCCGCATCGTGAATCCGTCGTGTGATTGGAGGAGCAGCGGCAGCGCTGCTCCTCATTGCGAAACGGTTGTGGGGGCCGGACTCCTGTCAGGTGTAAACCATTGGAGCACGTCCTATCTGATCCAGGTCATATCCTGCGGCTTTGAAGTAGTTGGCACATTCGGCTGGGGTGAAGAGGTCGACGACCGCGCCGAGGCCTTGCCCCTCTGATCTAATCCGGTTTGAAGTTCGTTCTGGCCCATCCAGAGGATCAGGACATGAAACGCAGCCGCTTCTCTGAAGAGCAGATCATCGGAATTTTGAAGAAACACGAGGCCGGGGTATCGGTTGGCGATCTGTGCCGCAAGCACGGGGTCAGCGACGCCTCGATCTACAATTGGAAGGCCCGCTTCGGCGGGATGGATGTCACCGAGGCTCGGCGACCTGAAGGGCTGGAGGACGAGAACACGCGCCTGAAGCGGCTTCTGGCCGACGCCATGCTCGACAATGCCGCGTTGAAGGACCTTGTGGGAAAGAAATGGTGACGCCCGCCGCCAAGCGGAAAGCTGTCGCTCGCCTGAAGGAAGGCTTCGGGATGAGCAAACGGCGGGCGTGTAAAGCCATCGGCTGTTGCCGCATGACGGTTCGCTACCAGACCAGCAGGCCGGACGACCGGGAGGTTCGCGAGCGGATGAAGGCGATCGCGCAGGAGCGTCGCCGGTTCGGCTACCGGCGTCTTCTCGTGATGCTGAGGCGGGAGGGCCTGGTCGTGAACCACAAGAAGCTGTTCCGGCTCTATCGGGAGGAGAAGCTCGCCGTTCGCCGCCGTGGCGGCCGCAAGCGGGCGATCGGGACCAGGGCGCCAATGCTGGTGCCGCTGAGGCCCGACGAGTGCTGGTCGCTCGACTTCGTATCGGACCAGCTCACCGACGGGCGCCGCTTCCGCATCCTGGCCGTCGTCGACGACTGCACGAGACAGTGCCTGGCACTCATCGTTGATACGTCTCTCTCGGGCATGCGGGTTGCCCGCGAATTGGACCGGCTCATCACTAGCGCGGCCGGCCCAGGATGATCGTCAGCGACAATGGCAGCGAGTTCACCTCGAACGCCATCCTCTCCTGGGCGGATCAGAACCGCGTCGAATGGCATTACATTGCGCCCGGCAAGCCGATGCAGAATGGCTTCATCGAGAGCTTCAACGGCCGACTGCGCGATGAACTGCTCAACGAGACGCTGTTCACCTCGCTGGCTCAGGCGCGCGTAGCCATCGCCCTGTGGCACGCCGACTACAACACCGCGCGGCCGCACTCCCAAATCGCCTGGCAGACCCCGGCCAAGTTCGCCAGCACCTTCAATCCGCGACGGTCGCTCGCGCTGCGCTATGCCAAAGGCTCCGCGCCAGCGCCCGTCGCTTCACCCGCCCAGCAGGGCACAACCCACGCCGGAAACGAACTCAAAACTGCTGGGGCAACGTCAGTCCCATAGAGCCTTGATGGTCGGCCTTTGCTCGCAGCAGCGCCTTAGGTTGGGCGAAGGCGTTCTCAATCGGATTGAAGTCGGGACTGTAGGGCGGCAGGTAGAGCAGGCTCGCCTGCGGCCTCAATCGCGCCGCGCAGGGTTCTCCAGGCGGATGTCGCCAATGTCAAATTTGCTGGCATCCATGTCGCCCTCGCTTTCTGGTTCGAGATCGGAAAATCGCCGAATAATCAGCACATCAACCTGCGCCTGAAGGAGCTCACTGCCACTTTCGGCTGGCGGGGTGTGCCGCCCCACAATTAGAATGTCAATTGTCGTGCCAACCGCACAAGCGAAGGCCAGAAAGCCAACATGTGTTCTGCGGCTTAATTAAGAGTCAGCCGATGTCGGCCGAACATCACCTTGTCTCGAAGTCGACGATCCGACAGCAGATTGCGAAAGTTGGCGCGATGCGAAACAAACTGCTGAAGCGCTCAACTTTTATTGATCACGCGTGTTGGACGCGACGCACTCCCGTTCCAATCGGGCTGAGCGCAAATTCTCCCGGTTCACAAAACTGAGTCGCTGGAGTAGTGGGGGCGCAGAGAAATCTCCGGTCGCAGCCTTACCCGGTCAAAACAAGGATACCAATGATGAAGACTCTCGCCGTCTGCTCTGGCGGATTGGACTCCGTTTCCCTTGCTCACATGGTGGCAGCGGAGCACGAACTCACCGGCCTTCTATCTTTCGACTATGGCCAACGGCACAGGAAGGAATTGGGCTTCGCCGCTCTTTGCGCGCAGCGACTGAAGGTCCCGCACCAGATCATCGACATCGGCGAAATTGGCCGTGGCCTTTCCGGCTCAGCGCTGACTAGCAGTATCGACGTGCCGGACGGCCACTACGCCGAAGACACGATGAAGATTACGGTGGTGCCGAACCGCAATGCCATCATGTTGGCAATCGCCTTCGGTCTCGCCGCCGCCCACAGCGCCGAAGCGGTGGCGGCGGCCGTGCATGGTGGGGACCATTTCATCTATCCCGATTGCCGTCCGGCCTTCATTGAAGCTTTCCAGACAATGCAAGACCGCGCGCTCGACGGCTATGCGCAGATACGCCTCTATGCACCGTATGTGAATCTCGGAAAAGCTGACATTGTTGCGGATGGCGCAAGATACGGCACCCCGTTTGCTGAGACCTGGTCCTGTTACAAGGGCGGCGTGCGTCACTGCGGACGATGCGGGACCTGCGTCGAGCGGCGCGAAGCGTTCCATCTCGCCGGGCACGCTGATCCCACCGACTACGAGGACGCCGATTTCTGGCTTGAGGCGCTGCGCAGGAGGCGCGCGTAATGTTCCACATCACCAAGGAATTCCACTTCTCGGCCTCGCATCAGCTCACCTCCTTGCCTCCCAACCATCAATGCGCGCGCCTGCACGGGCATAACTATGTCGTCGTAGTGGAGCTGTCGGCCAAGGAACTGGACGCCCACGGCTTCGTGCGCGACTATCACGATCTGGCGCCGCTCAAACGCTACATTGACGAGAGCTTCGACCATCGGCACCTCAACGACGTGCTGGGACATGAGAAGGTCACGGCGGAATGCCTGGCCAGACATTTCTATGAATGGTGCAAGGCACGTCTGCCGCAGA
This region of Mesorhizobium sp. M2A.F.Ca.ET.046.03.2.1 genomic DNA includes:
- a CDS encoding LLM class flavin-dependent oxidoreductase, with protein sequence MEFATFILAAQRGYHQSSESVIRNSIEQAVASEQAGFNTAWFAEHHFNNYSLIPSPLMMVAHCAGLTSTIRLGTAVCVLPLYQPQRLLSEIGFADIVANGRLELGVGLGYQQFEFERFGVDIDEAPAVFSEYLDIILKGLNQNVFEHDGQYEKIPPTAISVRTVQQPTPPIWIAGGAARMARAYREGHNFFVTAFHDGLETLTTLRESVERAAASEEKNVTDVKISLLRCCYASHDELEINSYLDNARFQRRLSEALHQRRQQSHDGYLLQETPTQQDLSFETMRKNLPIGSVNRVIDRLLEEIDILKPDQIAVQTQLGDFDQKTMLRQIELWGDKIIPAVNKALCHAGS
- a CDS encoding nitrogen fixation protein NifQ codes for the protein MPEAEAGRYDDGCLSSAQWRGSELGRSFDQHVLPCVHSRSLEEVQAGEVLATEGTGLSSVELRDVLAATFPSTSSSVFALEELSEPEPELEEELLRRLLLAHAAPADPASGRLAKIIARRAMRTDHLWRDLGLSNRAELSRLLARHFPALAAGNTENMKWKKYFYRKLCEAEGFSSCTAPSCRECQDFESCFGPEEVESRLSPTRNAG
- the hisC gene encoding histidinol-phosphate transaminase, encoding MCDAKLKTVLSLFSPVASKLDALSSNGPATDANCVKLNTNENPFPLPKSVMQSAIAAIEHQYLYPEDDNLSLRAAASDAYGFSKDQVIAGNGSSELLGLIYRAFLAPGDRVAMLSPGFSFNRKLAMLQGAEFLEIASSEAHPLPIEKLLSGPAKDAKFILLANPNNPTGTFVPVAEIERLVEQADRLVVLDEAYVDFAPDNALRLVNRHPNLLILRTFSKSYAAAGVRVGFGFGHPEIIGRLRNIQNVFNMNVIGQAVGKSILAHRHAYEENHRHIKHERQRVTLALLQLGFSVTPSHANFLLARVPAGQEGSCWQAALKEQAILIASFPDVDLKNCIRVSIGTTEQMDKFLAAAKRVCMSFKKNRGVHKH
- a CDS encoding LLM class flavin-dependent oxidoreductase; its protein translation is MKKISASGLTFGIFDHLDENGDDIAQQYADRLSLAEACDGYGFYAYHLAEHHCTPHGRGPSPNLFLASVAQRTRSLRVGPMVMLLALYHPLRAFEEICMLDQLSGGRLELGIGRGSAPTELGYFGVAVEAAPEQYAEASEILINAMKGGTLSYQGRHFELKDVPLTLRPHQYPHPPTWIATNRPEPASWAAANGANIACVGPSTSVRSVTDAFRAARIHDADIGQQAPFLGLLRMVVIGRSETDAYLLAAPAYERWLNSFKFLYELNAISTPPNLPLNFDAAIESELCVVGTADSVRKALLDQLEEAGANYLLCQLAFGDLPLDASLYTASAIRSEIMARVAAS
- the queC gene encoding 7-cyano-7-deazaguanine synthase QueC, with product MKTLAVCSGGLDSVSLAHMVAAEHELTGLLSFDYGQRHRKELGFAALCAQRLKVPHQIIDIGEIGRGLSGSALTSSIDVPDGHYAEDTMKITVVPNRNAIMLAIAFGLAAAHSAEAVAAAVHGGDHFIYPDCRPAFIEAFQTMQDRALDGYAQIRLYAPYVNLGKADIVADGARYGTPFAETWSCYKGGVRHCGRCGTCVERREAFHLAGHADPTDYEDADFWLEALRRRRA
- the queD gene encoding 6-carboxytetrahydropterin synthase QueD, producing the protein MFHITKEFHFSASHQLTSLPPNHQCARLHGHNYVVVVELSAKELDAHGFVRDYHDLAPLKRYIDESFDHRHLNDVLGHEKVTAECLARHFYEWCKARLPQTAAVRVSETPKTWAEYRP